The Tenrec ecaudatus isolate mTenEca1 chromosome 4, mTenEca1.hap1, whole genome shotgun sequence region GCACCATGGGCCATCCAGGTCTGTTTCAGGGCACGGCCTTACTGGGGtgttttcctcccctccccccccacaggaGTTTGAGAAACTCGCAGATTTCTTCAAAACTCACTATCGCCTTGAACTGATGGAGAAGGATCTGTGTGTGAAGGGCTGGAACTGGGGGACGGTGAAGTTTGGTGGTGAGTCCTGGGGGGCCTGATGTTTGGGGACAGGctcactattccctgccacagtCTCTGGCTGGTGATCTGCTTGTGTGTTCTTTGTGCACTGGGGTGCGGCGTGAACAATAGCTTGCAGCGCTCACAGTCTGGTGGGGATGGCGGCGGGGTTCATGCAGGTTCCAGAAAGAAGTTTGTGGCTTGATTCCACCCCCTCCTCCTTACAGGGCAGCTGCTTTCATTTGATATTGGTGACCAGCCGGTCTTTGAGATCCCCCTCAGCAACGTGTCCCAGTGCACCACGGGCAAGAACGAGGTGACGCTGGAGTTCCACCAGAACGACGATGCCGAGGTCTCCCTCATGGAAGTACGCTTCTACGTGCCTCCCACCCAGGAGGACGGTGTGGACCCCGTGGAGGTGAGCCCCGCCCCTGGGACGCTTTGGGGGCAGACGGTGCTGAGCAGGCCTTGGCTAGGCCGGGAGCCGGGCTTGCCGTCCCCTAACCCAAGGGCTTCTGCAGGCCTTTGCCCAGAACGTGCTGTCCAAGGCCGACGTGATCCAGGCCACCGGCGATGCCATCTGCATCTTCCGGGAGCTGCAGTGCCTGACTCCCCGAGGCCGGTATGACATCCGCAtctaccccacctttctccaCCTGCACGGCAAGACCTTTGACTACAAGATCCCCTACACCACCGTTCTCCGCCTCTTCTTGCTGCCCCACAAGGATCAGCGCCAGATGTTCTTTGTGGTAAGCAGCGTCCACTGGTGGGGGCCTGGCCCATGCTCGGGGTTCTGTGTTGGTGGAACAGCAGGTTTCTGTGGAGCATGTTGGTGCTTACCCTCACCCCGTCTTCTTACCAGATCAGCCTGGACCCCCCCATCAAGCAGGGCCAGACCCGGTACCACTTCCTGATCCTCCTCTTCTCTAAGGACGAGGACATCTCCTTAACTCTCAACATGAATGAGTGAGTGCCTCCTGGGACTGGGAGATACTGCTGGGGTCTGGCCGGGTGGTGGGACTCCCTTGGCAGGTGGCAGTGCTCGTGTTGCGACCTCTCCTCTGATTCCAGGGAAGAGGTGGAGAAGCGCTTTGAGGGGCGGCTCACCAAGAACATGTCGGGGTCCCTCTACGAGATGGTCAGCCGCGTCATGAAAGCCCTGGTGAACCGCAAGATCACCGTCCCGGGCAACTTCCAGGGGTGAGCATGTGGCCAGGGGCGGGGGCCTGGGGCCATACGTGTGTGTCACAGCTATTGGAGGGTCCCCTTGTGTCGCCCACGCTCTGGCTGGTGGGTCAGTGTTGGCCAGCTTCCCTGTCCCCCTCACCAGGCACTCTGGGGCCCAGTGCATCACCTGCTCCTACAAGGCGAGCTCGGGGCTGCTGTACCCGCTGGAGCGGGGCTTCATCTATGTCCACAAGCCGCCTGTGCACATCCGCTTCGATGAGATCGCCTTTGTCAACTTCGCCCGCGGCACCACCACCACGCGTTCCTTTGACTTTGAGATTGAGACCAAGCAGGGCACTCAGTACACCTTCAGCAGCATTGAGAGGTAAGCACCTTCTGGCCCACCTGTGCCTGGGAAGTCGCGTGGCCGCCGGCCCTGACCTGACTTCTCCAGCGTTGGGCTAGGTTGTTTATTGGGCTTCCGGCTCTTCTCCGGAGGACTCTGCATCCAGAAGCCGTGCCGGCGGTTCTGCGAGCGTTCCGGTAGCTGTCCTTGTTCAGTGCCAGCCTTTCTCCTCCTtcattcccctctcccccatggaaATGCTATCTCTTTCCTGGAACGAGCTTCGTTCTGAGAACACAGCAGCTGAGGCTGACGAGGGCTCACTGCAGGCTAGATACTTGATAACCATCTTTACATCTTGTCCCTCTACAGCATCCCTCTGGAGGAGGAGACGCAGACCAGCAACACACTGAAAACTCCCCCTTGCACGGCGCTCTCACTGGGTTGTGTTCTTTTAGGGGCTTCAAGATGTTTGCAGGGGGAAATCCTTTATCTCCTCATCCTGTTCTTCACGAACTCTGAAGCCCCTTCAGATATGTCTCCCTGCCTCACCTGGCTTCTTGTCCAGGACTGTCCTGAGCGTCTCTGAGCTGGTGGCTTAGACATTTGTGCCCAGAGTGGGGTCTCCCCTCCCTGGCCCCCATCTGCCCTGGCCTGACCCACTTGGTCACCGGGTATGTCTCTCCTCACAGGGAGGAGTATGGGAAGCTGTTTGATTTTGTCAACGCCAAGAAGCTCAACATCAAAAATCGCGGACTGAAAGAGGTACCTGtgcgtgggggaggaggggactcTCGCCTGCCCTGTAGGTGGGGAGAGGCAGGGAGTTTCCCGACTTCCTTTTCCCGACTCTTTCTTCTCTTCTCACCCTTATAGAAAAAAGAGGTGCGTGtgaccccttcccctcctggtgcaGGTTTCCTCGGCATGGCCTTAGCTCAGTCTCTGCAGCCCCTCAGGGCTccgtggggctggggcagggaggggcttgGGCTAACCCAGCCGGGCAGGAAGTACtcggggcacaggccctgcacgTGGCTGTGTGTGGACACCCTAGCCCCAGGGCCTTCTGGGGCTGCTGCTCTGACCTTACTCACAGGCATGGGGGCGTGTTGTTTGAGTGCAGGGGTGCCAGAGCCCGGGCGAGCCCAGGACCTCAGTCCCCGGTCTTCTCTGACTAGGGCATGAACCCAAGCTACGACGAGTATGCTGACTCAGACGATGACCAGCACGATGCCTACCTGGAGCGGATGAAGGAGGAGGGCAAGATCCGGGAAGAGAATgccaatgacagcagtgatgactCTGGAGAAGAGACTGGTGGGGGCTGGGTGCCCCTTGAGTGCTGGGCGTGGGGCCTGGGTCCAAGCTGGTTGTCTTGGTGAGGCAGCAGGCTCCCCACTGAGGCAGAAGCTGATGTACCCTGTGTTCTTTGTTTTCAGATGAGTCATTCAACCCGggtgaagaggaggaagatgtggctgaAGAGTGAGTTTGGGCTGCACCTTGTTGGGCTGAGAGGGTGAGCTGTGAGTGCAAGGGAGTGGGAGTTGTCTGGACGTTTCCTCGTGTCCTGGCCTCAGGCATTGACCCACGGTAGAAAGGGGACAACCTCCAGTGAGGTGACACCACATGAGCGTGCATCAGAAAGCAGCAAGGGCTGTGTCTAGGTGCGAGGCATGGCTAGAAGCTGGAGGGGGAGCAGTTACTTCCTTGCTTCTTAGTTGGGAGACCTGAGCTAGATGAGTGAACCTCGGTTTCCACATCTGTACAATAGCAGTCATTCCCTCGCTCCCTCATGTTGTGTTTGTTAGGACTCTGGTTGCTCGTGTCAGACACAGAAGTGAAGCTTCTTGCACCTCCAGTGGCAGCCCAGCTCTGGGCAGGCTCCACCCCACTGGTGCAGCACCATGGAGGGAGCGAGTGGATGGCAGTGCGCTGCCTCTGGCGTCTGTTGATGGTCAGGTGTGCGGGGTCTGGTTCTACATCTCGTGGGAGTGCTTCTACTCGTGCGCCTGGGCTGTGGGTCAGGTTTGCAGCGTTCTGGTGGGTGCCCCAACTGGATAGTGCCCGCCTTTAGTCTGCGGCTGGTGGGAAGCTCACGGACCAAGTCTAGGCTGGGTGACTCTCAGGCAGAACTTCTGGGCAgcggaaggcccaatgtccaccagcTCTGTGCCCCATACTTCGGAAGGGCAGCAGTGAAACCTTGTGAAAGTGTCCGCACAAAAGGTCAGCCCCACAGGAGAGAAGGCGGCCCAGCGACGGCTGAGGAGGCCGTCTGTGCGGGCAGGCCGTCAGGTGTTCACTAAGTTGGCAGGGCCCCTGGGGCCCCTGGGTAAAACGATTGGCTGCTTATTGGGAGGGCACAGTGGGAGCCCATCAGTCAGTGGTGACAGTGTGGCctatatgagtcggaatccacacaGGGGCGGGGTTTCCAGTTTATTTTTACTTACTTGTTTTCTCAACTCTTTCATTCACCCATATTCTAACTTAACTCATTCATTTTTTGCTTTTTTcacacaattttaatttttttattttgttgggggctcatccatggtgccaagcacatttgtacatatgctgccgccatcatccttttcaaaacattttcttttttggtaTCAGCGCATTTTTACCcttctcccatcctcatgaaccgtgataatttataaattattgttttcatctcttacacagttcacttctgttgtttgtcaccctgggtggGGAGTTCtctgtcgatcattgcaatcagttcccactttctcccctgcttcccctctaccctcatggtactgTTACTTCCAttgttcctcagggcttggctgtCCTGCTGGGgttccgtgtgtcaagagctcttacctgtaccagtgtacatgctctcgtctagccagatttgtgaggtagaactggggtcataataacggggggtggaggaagcattaaactagagaaatgttgtgtgttttgttggtgctacactgcacctggctgacttgtcccttccttgtgaccctctgtgaggggataggtgttcaattgtctacagatgggctgtgggtctccaccacCCACCCGCACCTTCCAACCccgttcacatcaatatgattgttttgcctgatacctgattctgttgatacctcgtgatcacacaggctagtgtgcttccatgtgggctgttgcttcccagctagatggctgtttctttaacttcaagcctttaagaccccagatgctacagcttttgatagctgggtaccatcagctttcttcaccacatttgcttatgcaccctttttgtcttcagcgattgtatctggaaggtgggcatcacagaatgccaggttattagaacaaagtgttcttgcattgaaggaggacttgtgtagaggcccaatgtctacctgctaccttaatacttaatatatacatacataggtctatatccctatcgttaagtatatatttacatatgtatgtgcctgtatttagacctctataaatgtccttgcctcctggttcttaacCTATATTTCCTTTCACTCTCTTCCTaagccactatcatgttcgaccttcattcggctctcagtaattccttttagCTACATAACACTTGATGaatccccaccaggcatcctacaacctCTTCGCCATTGATTTTGAAATCACTTGTTCACTTATTCTTTTGTTTTAAACTTGGTTGGGCTGAAAAATTGGATTTCCCAACTTTCGATAGCAACAAAACTGTCCCTTtggaaaaggctagggcagatTAAGGGCATTCACCCACAGGAAGTGGTGACGGGGGTTCGATTCCGACCAGGCTGAGGCAGCCCTTCTGGCTGAGCTACCTGGAGATGAGTCAGACCTTGGCCAGGAGCAGCAGCTGAAACTCCTTTGTGTGTTCCGTTTCCCCTCGTGGGGCCTGGATTTGGGGTCTTCCCGTCTTGAGGCAGGGGCCAGTGTTCTCCTGCCTGAATCCCCGCGTGTTGGCAGGTTTGACAGCAATGCCTCTGCCAGCTCGTCCAGCAACGAGGGTGACAGCGACCGGGAAGAGAAGAAGCGGAGACAGCTCAAGAAGGCCAAGATCGCCAAGGACCGCAAGAGCCGTAAGAAGCCTGTGGAGGTGCGGACTCGCCACCTGGCTGGCGGGTGTTGAGGGAGGCCACTCTCTGCCGCCTCTCCTGCTCTCCACCAGTGAGACCTGTACGTTGGTCCTCCTGGGGCGGCCAGAGTAGGGCCTGGAGGAGTATCTTCTTGGTGATCTTTCACTCTGGTCCGTGAGGTACAATTCAGCTTCTGGGGGATCTGAATGAGGTGCTGGGAGCCTGCTCCAGACTCCTTTGCCGGGCTTTTTAATCCCAAGTCGGGGCTCCTGAACATTTCCTGGGGAGAAGTGAGTCCTTTGGGTGATGGACCCCAGAGACGTGTGGGCTCTCTTGGCACAGGTGAAGAAGGGCAAAGACCCCAATGCCCCCAAGAGGCCCATGTCTGCATACATGCTCTGGCTCAATGCCAGCCGGGAGAAGATCAAGTCCGACCACCCGGGCATCAGCATCACCGATCTCTCCAAGAAGGCAGGCGAGATCTGGAAGGGCatgtccaaagagaagaaagaggCAAGTGGCGGCAGAGGTGGGGAGTGGGTACTGGGCTGGAGGGAGGCTGTGAAACTGACTGAGAGCAGGGAGGGGGCCAGTGGTGGAACGTTTCAGTCTGTATAGGAGGGCTTCCTTTGTGCTGACTTTCCCTTGTGCTTACGACTGTGTGCGACAGGAGTGGGATCGCAGGGCTGAGGAGGCCCGGAGGGAGTATGAGAAAGCCATGAAAGAGTATGAAGGGGGCCGGGGAGAGTCTTCCAAGAGGTGAGTGTCTGGAACCGAATGGCCCGGCAACTGCTCTTTTGGCTGATGCTTCTTTGCAGGTCAGAGTTGAGAAGTGGGGTGTTCAAGGTAGGTAGTAGCTCTGCCGCCCACTGCCTTAGGCTAGTGCGTCTGGGTAGGCAGCTGCCTGAGTGTGGGTCACAAGCTAGGGCCCTCTTGACCCATTTGCCTGGAGGATCACTTTTGTTCCAAGGAATGGAGAATCAGAAAACAGAATCATTACTCTGAAATATAATGCCTAGTTCCTTTAAggttccctgcccccacccccccacctaaAGATATGACCAGAGATGTCAGATAAGTGCTGTCTAGGGGGCTGCCTCAGGCTGTGATATCTGGCTCTTCTGGCGTGCCTTCACATGTGTTGCTCTGTCTTGGGGTCCCTTGGCTGGCTGTGTGTATCTGCAGTGACATGGACAAGGTGGCTGGGACCAGGAAAGGGCCCTGATAGAGCTAGAAGTTGATGacaggggtgtgtgggggggggtgggggtgtgtgtgtggggtggctgATGACAGGAGGAGCCTGAAAGCCCCTTGTGCCCTAACATAGGGACAagtcaaagaagaagaaaaaagtcaagGTAAAGATGGAAAAGAAGTCAACACCTTCGAGGGGCTCATCATCCAAGTCATCGTCGAGGCAGCTGAGTGAGAGCTTCAAGAGCAAAGAATTTGTGTCCAGTGATGAGAGCTCATcaggagaaaacaagggcaagaagaagaggcGGGGGAGTGAGGTGAGCCCGGGTCTGGGCTGTGGGGCCATGCTGGCTGGCTAGAAAGTGGTGGGAGGCCTGGTCTTTTGGGCCTGGGGTTGTGCAAGCATGGGGAGGTACAGAGGTGGCCTTCTGAGGTCCTGAAGGTGGGTGCTGGAGTTGTAGGGAAGGGTTAAGGAATTGGGGGCCTTTGGCCACTGAAACGTGGCTAAGAGGGTAGGGTGTCCAGGGCTTTGCCTCTGAAGAGACCTTTGGTTTTCAGGACTCGGAAGAAGAGGAACTAGCCAGTACTCCCCCCAGCTCAGAGGACTCGGCGTCAGGCTCGGATGAGTAGTGAGGGGAAATGTCCCCCTGCTTGCCCAGTCACACTCCAACAAATCTCCCCACCCATGTTTTGGTACcagcttctccccatcacttggATTTTGGGCCACCTGTCCAAGGTCTCCTGGCAGTATGCACTTTGCTGGGGCGTAGGTATCCTCTGCTGCTTCACAAGATGGCTCTTTTCATCTGGGGAGAGAGTGGGTGGGAAGCAGGGCAGAGCAGGCTCCAGGACCCCCGGGCCTGCTCTCCTGACCTTGCGGGTGTGCTGCCTTTGAGACCTGTTCAAGGGTGCAGCGGGGGGCATGTGaggatgggcctggggctccttgtGGGGGCCTATTTCTacttttattttgtatttctggTCTGTGAAAATCATTTAATAAAGGGAACTGACTTTGGAGACCATGTCCTGCTGCCTTCTCTGTGGCCCTGCTTTTCCTGGTCTGCGGCACTGCCCTGGCGGGGCAGGGCTTAGCCCACAGCCGGGAAGCAGGTCTCCAGGTACAGCCTGTTCTCTTCCTAGCTGGACAAGCATTGGTTTTCACGCTCTTCTGCCGGGATGGGCCACCTGAGAGTGTAGAAATGAGAGCTGATCTGATTAGGAAGTCTCTCACAGTTCCACTCCATTAGCCTGGCAGAGGAGGCAGCTTCTGGCTCCATCCTGAATCTGAGTCAAGGGTCTTTCTAAGGGTTTAGATAATTGAATCAGGCATTAGAGAATTGAATTTGACCAGGGAAGTGGAAACCTGAGCCTGGAGATttggggaggagaaaagggggagtgagtgagtgagtgtcccaTGGGGATACGGGAATgataaggtgtgtgtatgtaaaccTATATTactaagggggtgggggtgcaaatTTGGGGGGGTCGAGAAGCGCTCCAGGAGGCCGAGCAGGAGATAGCGAAGGTAAACAGGCCATCAGTCTTCCTACCAAGCCCACTGCAGGAGGACCGATTCcaacacagcgaccctgcagattGACGCTGtcgcttcagagtggctggtgggaggaTCTGCACGCTTGGTTCGCAGCCGACTGCTTTAACCACCGGCCTACCAGGGCTTTCACCAGGGGGCTCTAAATTACACGTGTAGGACAGCCACGTTGTGTACGTGCTCAGGAGGACTCCGAGTGGTAACAGGAAACCACTCCAGTCCGCCCAAAGCTACCTTCTTTCTACCCGGGACTCTATGGTGCGGCCTTGCGTACAGGCGCTTAGGCCTCGCCTTGGCCGCGCAGGCAGCCTCTCTAGGCGGTCGTCTCGGTGGCCGTCATCCCAGCGCTCCTAACGGCCGAGTTGCATCAGTTTCGCCGCGGCCCGGGCTGGGGCGGGCCTCTCATTTGCAACCCTCATGAATAATTAAGCACCAGGGCTCCGCTGTTCGTCGGATCTCGGGCGAGCTCCGCCTAGGCTTCCCACCACCGAGGTTGCAGGCGCTCATGAATGTTGATGAGGCGCTCTGGGGGCGTGTCCGCGGGCGGGGCGAGAGGCGTGGCCCCGCCAAGACTCCCTCTGGCTTGGTCCCGCGGtgacggcggcggcggcggcagtggCGGCGGGGACTGGCGTCGAGGCGCCGAGAGGAGCGGAGCCAAATCCCCGGGGAGCGCGTGAGTGAGCGGGGGCGGGCGAGGGAGGGGGCGGGCCCGgccaggggcgggggaggggcatGGGCGAAGCGGCGCCTTGCAGCCGGGGACCTCGAGGTGAGGCGGAGCGGGGGTCTCCGGGAAAGTTTGCAGGGGCGCAGGGTGCAAGGCCTGGAGCTCTTGCTGGCGGGGCCAGAAGAAAGGGGGGAGGGGTCGAGGCCCCGGGCAGGCCGAGCTGCTGGGCgacccccgcctcccctcccctggtccgCGCCGGCCCCTCCCCTTGCCCCTCGGCACGCCCCCAGCCACCCTAGGCCTCCTGCCGG contains the following coding sequences:
- the SSRP1 gene encoding FACT complex subunit SSRP1, with product MAETLEFNEVYQEVKGSMNDGRLRLSRQGIIFKNSKTGKVDNIQAGELTEGIWRRVALGHGLKLLTKNGHVYKYDGFRESEFEKLADFFKTHYRLELMEKDLCVKGWNWGTVKFGGQLLSFDIGDQPVFEIPLSNVSQCTTGKNEVTLEFHQNDDAEVSLMEVRFYVPPTQEDGVDPVEAFAQNVLSKADVIQATGDAICIFRELQCLTPRGRYDIRIYPTFLHLHGKTFDYKIPYTTVLRLFLLPHKDQRQMFFVISLDPPIKQGQTRYHFLILLFSKDEDISLTLNMNEEEVEKRFEGRLTKNMSGSLYEMVSRVMKALVNRKITVPGNFQGHSGAQCITCSYKASSGLLYPLERGFIYVHKPPVHIRFDEIAFVNFARGTTTTRSFDFEIETKQGTQYTFSSIEREEYGKLFDFVNAKKLNIKNRGLKEGMNPSYDEYADSDDDQHDAYLERMKEEGKIREENANDSSDDSGEETDESFNPGEEEEDVAEEFDSNASASSSSNEGDSDREEKKRRQLKKAKIAKDRKSRKKPVEVKKGKDPNAPKRPMSAYMLWLNASREKIKSDHPGISITDLSKKAGEIWKGMSKEKKEEWDRRAEEARREYEKAMKEYEGGRGESSKRDKSKKKKKVKVKMEKKSTPSRGSSSKSSSRQLSESFKSKEFVSSDESSSGENKGKKKRRGSEDSEEEELASTPPSSEDSASGSDE